A stretch of the Meles meles chromosome 19, mMelMel3.1 paternal haplotype, whole genome shotgun sequence genome encodes the following:
- the FCSK gene encoding L-fucose kinase, which translates to MEQPKGVDWTVIILTCQYQESVHVFQTELEVRQKREQIPPGTLLLAVEDPEMRVGSGGATLNALLVAAEHLSARAGFTVVTSDVLQSARILILHMGRDFPFEDCGRAFTCLPVENPEAPVEAVVCNLDCLLDIMSHRLGPGSPPGVWICSTDMLLSVPPNPGICWDNFRGARVIALPGSMAYARNHGVFLTDAQGFVLDIYYQGTEAEIQRCARPDGRVPLVSGVAFFSVETAEHLLATHVSPPLDACTYMGLDSGARPVQLSLFFDILLCMARNVNREDFLAGQPPEMGQGDSDGAGYLQAARAELWRELRDQPLTMAYVPDGSYSYLSNSASAFLCSLTFPGAPRAWVVHSQVEEPELLGGGSSVVSCLLEGPVQLGAGSVLQHCHLQGPVHIGTGCLVSGLDTAQCEALRGVELHDLVLQGHHVRLHGAPGRVFTLVGRLDSWERQGTGTYLNMSWSEFFQKTGVRDWDLWDPDTPPAERCLLSARLFPVLHPLRALGPQDLLWMLDPQEDGGKALRAWRACWRLSWEQLQPCLDRAATLASRRDLFFCQALRKARRVLEARQDLSLRPLIRAAVREGCPGPLLATLDQVAAGAGDPGVAARALACVADVLGCMAEGRGGLRSGPAANPGWMRPFSYLECGDLAGGVQALAQERDKWLTRPALLVRAARHYEGAGQILLRQAVMSAQHFVSTEPVEQPAPGQWVVAECPARVDFSGGWSDTPPLAYELGGAVLGLAVRVDGRRPIGARARRIPEPELWLAVGSRQDRMAMKMVCWSLDDLQDYCQPHAPGALLKAAFICAGIVHVGSKLSLREQLLQTFGGGFELHAWSELPHGSGLGTSSILAGAALAALQRAAGRVVGTEALIHAVLHLEQVLTTGGGWQDQVGGLMPGIKVGRSRAQLPLKVEVEEITVPEGFAQQLNDHLLLVYTGKTRLARNLLQDVLRNWYARLPAVVQNAHSLVQHTEECAEAFRQGNLPLLGQCLTSYWEQKKLMAPGCEPLAVRRMMDVLAPHVYGQSLAGAGGGGFLYLLTKEPRQKEALEAVLAKTEGLGNYSVHLVQVDTQGLSLQLLGGETST; encoded by the exons ATGGAGCAGCCCAAGGGGGTCGATTGGACAGTCATCATCCTGACATGCCAGTACCAGGAGAGTGTCCACGTCTTCCAGACAG AGCTGGAGGTACGCCAGAAGCGGGAGCAGATCCCGCCTGGGACGCTGTTACTGGCCGTGGAGGACCCTGAGATGCGTGTGGGGAGCGGAGGGGCCACCCTCAATGCCCTGCTGGTGGCTGCCGAACACCTGAGTGCCCGGGCAGGCTTCACG GTGGTCACATCTGATGTCCTGCAGTCGGCCCGGATCCTCATCCTGCACATG GGCCGAGATTTCCCTTTTGAGGACTGTGGCCGGGCCTTCACCTGCCTTCCTGTGGAGAACCCCGAGGCGCCCGTGGAGGCCGTGGTCTGCAACCTGGACTGCTTGCTGGACATCATGAGCCATCGG CTGGgcccaggctccccgccaggTGTGTGGATTTGCAGCACCGACATGCTGCTGTCCGTTCCTCCGAACCCAG GGATCTGCTGGGACAACTTCCGGGGAGCCAGAGTGATTGCCCTTCCAGGGAGCATGGCCTATGCCCGGAACCATGGTGTTTTCCTCACTGACGCCCAG GGCTTCGTTTTGGACATTTACTACCAAGGCACCGAGGCAGAGATACAACGGTGTGCCAGGCCGGATGGGCGGGTGCCACTG GTCTCCGGAGTCGCCTTCTTCTCTGTGGAGACGGCTGAGCACCTCCTGGCCACCCATGTGAGCCCACCCTTGGATGCCTGCACGTACATGGGCTTGGACTCTGGAGCCCGGCCTGTCCAG CTGTCTCTCTTTTTCGACATCCTGCTCTGCATGGCCCGAAACGTGAACAGGGAGGACTTCCTGGCGGGGCAGCCCCCGGAGATGGGGCAAGGTGACTCGGACGGCGCAGGTTATCTGCAGGCTGCCCGGGCTGAGCTGTGGAGGGAGCTTCGTGATCAGCCCCTCACTATGG CTTACGTCCCTGACGGCAGCTACAGCTACCTGAGCAACTCGGCCAGTGCGTTCCTGTGCAGCCTCACGTTCCCAGGGGCTCCCAGGGCCTGGGTAGTGCACTCCCAGGTGGAG GAGCCGGAGCTCCTGGGCGGCGGCAGCTCTGTGGTCAGCTGCCTGCTGGAGGGCCCCGTCCAGCTGGGTGCTGGGAGTGTCTTGCAACACTGCCACCTTCAG GGCCCCGTTCACATCGGCACTGGCTGCCTTGTGAGTGGCCTGGACACAGCGCAGTGCGAGGCCCTGCGTGGCGTGGAGCTGCACGATCTCGTCCTGCAGGGACACCATGTGCGGCTGCATGGTGCCCCAGGCCGTGTATTCACCCTCGTTGGCCGTCTAGACAGCTGGGAG agGCAGGGTACAGGAACGTATCTCAACATGTCCTGGAGTGAATTCTTCCAGAAGACAGGTGTTCG GGACTGGGATCTGTGGGATCCAGACACTCCCCCTGCAGAGCGTTGCCTTCTTAGTGCCCGCCTCTTTCCTGTGCTCCACCCCTTGAGGGCCTTGGGGCCCCAGGACTTGCTGTGGATGCTGGACCCCCAGGAGGATGGGGGCAAGGCCCTACGGGCCTGGCGGGCCTGTTGGCGTCTGTCCTGGGAGCAGCTGCAGCCGTGCCTGGACCGGGCTGCCACACTGGCCTCCCGCCGGGACCTGTTCTTCTGCCAGGCCCTGCGTAAGGCGAGGCGTGTGCTGGAGGCCCGGCAGGACCTTAGCCTGCGCCCGCTGATCCGGGCCGCTGTCCGAGAGGGCTGTCCTGGGCCCCTGCTGGCCACGCTGGACCAGG TTGCAGCTGGTGCGGGAGACCCTGGTGTGGCAGCCCGGGCTCTGGCCTGTGTGGCCGATGTCCTGGGCTGCATGGCGGAGGGTCGAGGAGGCTTACGGAGCGGGCCAGCTGCCAACCCTGGGTGGATGCGGCCCTTCTCGTACCTGGAGTGTGGAGACCTGGCGGGAGGTGTGCAGGCGCTGGCCCAGGAGCGGGACAAGTGGCTGACCAG GCCGGCCTTGCTGGTGCGAGCTGCCCGCCACTATGAGGGAGCCGGGCAGATTCTCCTCCGCCAGGCTGTGATGTCAGCCCAGCACTTTGTCTCCACGGAGCCGGTAGAGCAGCCAGCACCCGGGCAGTGGGTGGTGGCCGAGTGCCCGGCTCGTGTGGATTTCTCTG GTGGCTGGAGTGACACGCCACCCCTTGCCTATGAGCTCGGTGGGGCAGTGCTGGGTTTGGCTGTGCGAGTGGATGGCCGCCGGCCCATCGGGGCCAGGGCACGCCGCATCCCGGAGCCCGAGCTGTGGCTGGCAGTGGGGTCTCGGCAGGACAGGATGGCCATGAAGATGGTATGCTGGAGCCTGGATGACCTGCAGGATTACTGCCAGCCCCATGCCCCAG GGGCTCTGCTGAAGGCAGCCTTCATCTGTGCGGGGATTGTGCATGTCGGCTCCAAGCTTTCGTTGAGAGAGCAGCTGCTGCAGACCTTCGGGGGAGGCTTCGAGCTGCACGCCTGGTCTGAGCTGCCCCATGGCTCTGGTCTTG GCACGAGCAGCATCCTGGCAGGCGCAGCCCTGGCTGCCTTGCAGAGGGCCGCGGGCCGGGTGGTGGGCACCGAGGCCCTGATCCATGCAGTGCTGCACCTGGAACAGGTGCTCACCACAG GAGGTGGCTGGCAGGACCAAGTGGGTGGCCTAATGCCTGGCATCAAGGTGGGGCGCTCCCGGGCTCAGCTGCCACTGAAGGTGGAGGTGGAAGAGATCACTGTGCCTGAGGGCTTTGCCCAGCAGCTCAATGACCACCTGCTGCTGGTGTACACTGGCAAGACCCGGCTGGCACGGAATCTGCTGCAG GATGTGCTGAGGAACTGGTATGCCCGGCTGCCTGCCGTCGTGCAGAATGCCCACAGCCTGGTACAGCACACCGAGGAATGTGCTGAAGCCTTCCGCCAAG GGAACCTGCCTCTGCTGGGCCAGTGCCTGACCTCATACTGGGAACAGAAGAAGCTCATGGCTCCAGGTTGTGAGCCCCTGGCTGTGCGGCGTATGATGGATGTCCTGGCCCCCCACGTATATGGCCAGAGCCTGGcaggggcaggtggtgggggtTTTCTCTATCTGTTGACCAAGGAGCCGCGGCAAAAGGAGGCTCTGGAGGCTGTCCTGGCCAAGACTGAG GGCCTCGGGAACTACAGCGTCCACCTGGTACAAGTGGACACTCAGGGCCTGAGCCTGCAGCTACTGGGGGGTGAGACCTCAACCTGA